Proteins from a single region of Pseudarthrobacter sp. NIBRBAC000502772:
- a CDS encoding MarR family winged helix-turn-helix transcriptional regulator — translation MDRWPTGRLLSTAARLVEHSWNEKLSAIGLTHAGVIAIEVLSAQGPMTQAQLAQYVRVQAQTMGKTLSRLESHGHIARVRSTSDRRSQVVSLTDSGREAAAAAVEMERAVLAAATIDPDALRQELQAVVRELASQFASPSTRALVDGAPLS, via the coding sequence ATGGATCGCTGGCCCACTGGGCGCCTATTGTCCACTGCGGCACGCCTCGTAGAACACTCCTGGAACGAAAAGCTAAGCGCCATCGGGCTGACGCACGCCGGCGTGATCGCTATCGAAGTCCTCTCAGCGCAGGGGCCGATGACACAGGCCCAACTCGCCCAATATGTGCGCGTTCAGGCCCAGACCATGGGTAAAACCCTGAGCCGGTTGGAGTCCCATGGCCACATTGCCCGCGTCCGCAGCACGTCGGACCGCCGCAGCCAGGTGGTGTCCCTCACGGACAGCGGACGGGAAGCCGCAGCCGCAGCCGTTGAGATGGAACGCGCGGTGCTTGCCGCGGCAACCATTGACCCTGACGCCCTGCGGCAGGAGCTCCAGGCTGTGGTCAGGGAGCTGGCCAGCCAGTTCGCCTCGCCGTCAACCCGCGCCCTGGTGGACGGTGCCCCGCTCAGCTAG
- a CDS encoding ABC transporter substrate-binding protein has translation MALGLTSCTGNPPPSPSATSPSTAPAGAEPTETFTFGTASQPLGLDPALSNDVESYRITRQILEGLVGVDQTTGKPTPLLATEWSEENEGRSYTFKLRSGVSFQDGTPFNADAVCANFNRWFAFSAELRRQAPGSSFKSVFKAHSDDAALSIFKSCTALSADTVRIDLTQRFTAFLQALTLPAFAIASPAALTAGTADILDQTRAGNPVSRFATNPVGTGPFSLAAWDEASVRLISHKNYWGDRGQISTINFVTYDHPQTRLQALLDAKIDGYDAVTVGNFDQLVKRGMQIVQRDPFSVMYLGINQEIPVLQNEKVRQAIELAIDKETLIRKFFIDNTAKASQFVPPKISGFNNDAPALGHDPVKAKAYLTEAGYTGEELRFYYPLNATRPYLPTPEKIYAEISRQLTAVGFSIKPVPVDWSEGYLQKVQSPGDHGLHLLGWNGAYADADNFVGPLFGEKNGEFGYQDPQVFSKINRARGLPAGKERDEQYHTINAQIAATVPAVPIAFPISALALSDRVSSYPASPVLSEVFTKVQLKP, from the coding sequence ATGGCGTTAGGCCTGACCTCCTGCACCGGCAACCCACCGCCTTCGCCCTCGGCAACGTCTCCTTCAACGGCGCCCGCCGGCGCTGAACCCACTGAAACGTTCACGTTCGGCACGGCGTCCCAGCCCCTCGGCCTGGACCCCGCGCTCTCCAACGATGTGGAAAGCTACCGGATCACCCGGCAGATCCTCGAGGGCCTGGTGGGTGTGGACCAGACCACCGGAAAACCTACGCCGCTGCTGGCAACGGAATGGTCCGAGGAAAACGAAGGCCGCTCGTACACGTTCAAACTCCGCAGCGGCGTCTCGTTCCAGGACGGCACGCCCTTCAACGCCGACGCCGTGTGTGCCAACTTCAACCGCTGGTTCGCCTTCTCGGCGGAACTGCGGCGCCAAGCGCCGGGAAGCTCGTTCAAGAGCGTGTTCAAGGCACATTCCGACGACGCTGCGCTCTCCATTTTCAAGAGCTGCACGGCCCTTTCCGCTGACACTGTCCGGATCGACCTGACCCAGCGCTTCACCGCGTTCCTCCAGGCGCTCACCCTGCCGGCGTTCGCCATCGCATCCCCGGCCGCCCTGACAGCGGGCACGGCGGATATCCTGGATCAGACCCGTGCCGGAAACCCGGTCTCCCGGTTCGCCACCAACCCCGTCGGCACAGGACCGTTCAGCCTGGCCGCCTGGGACGAGGCCAGCGTCCGGCTCATCAGCCACAAAAACTACTGGGGTGACCGCGGGCAGATCTCCACCATTAATTTCGTCACGTACGACCACCCCCAGACGCGGCTTCAGGCCCTTCTGGACGCCAAGATCGACGGCTACGACGCCGTCACGGTGGGCAACTTCGATCAGCTGGTCAAGCGGGGCATGCAGATCGTCCAGCGTGATCCTTTCTCGGTGATGTACCTGGGCATCAACCAGGAAATTCCGGTCCTGCAGAACGAAAAGGTCCGGCAGGCCATTGAGCTGGCCATCGATAAGGAAACCCTGATCCGCAAGTTCTTCATCGACAACACCGCCAAAGCCTCACAGTTCGTTCCTCCGAAGATCAGCGGTTTCAATAATGACGCTCCCGCCCTGGGCCACGACCCGGTCAAGGCCAAGGCCTACCTGACCGAAGCCGGCTACACCGGGGAAGAGCTCAGGTTCTACTATCCGCTCAACGCCACCCGCCCCTATCTGCCCACGCCGGAGAAAATCTACGCCGAGATCAGCAGGCAACTGACCGCCGTCGGCTTCAGCATCAAACCCGTCCCGGTGGACTGGTCCGAAGGCTACCTCCAGAAAGTGCAGTCACCCGGGGACCACGGGCTTCACCTGCTCGGCTGGAATGGCGCGTATGCCGATGCCGATAACTTTGTGGGCCCGCTGTTCGGCGAAAAGAACGGCGAATTCGGCTACCAGGACCCGCAGGTCTTCTCCAAGATCAACCGCGCCCGCGGCCTCCCTGCCGGCAAGGAACGCGACGAGCAGTACCACACCATCAACGCCCAGATCGCGGCCACTGTGCCGGCGGTTCCCATCGCCTTCCCCATCTCGGCACTCGCTCTCTCGGACCGCGTCAGCAGCTACCCGGCGTCCCCGGTACTGAGTGAAGTTTTCACAAAAGTACAGCTAAAGCCTTGA
- a CDS encoding family 16 glycosylhydrolase yields MTGTPDGTTAGMSAKFGRQKYGRWEVRAAGSGDDEYHMVALLWPDSGKWPCDGEVNYAETMGDWNVIKFFYHHGCSDTVTSASKALDVGQFHNYAVDWSPNGMVGYVDGVKWFEDKNSAHQPPGPMHQTLQLDWVPDSTANGPGEMRVDWVRVYAAGDPTPAALPPPSDESFEFAATGDINPAGNTSATSHSGKNAASIIAGLNDGSLDNFLALGDFQYDNGTCTALEAYDQLWGPAKAKTYWTAGPNHDVEPGENDDVDRYMDGQCVSTVKSATSSDIVRFQDALDWYSFDKGNWHILVAPTATWRYNAARAQAMTSEMDADLKAAKAAGRHLAVMYHDPYFTSSTSSHARFSKAKPWIDVFWANRVRVLLSGSQHNYERTCPINNEDQCVADGMQQFQVSAGGIGLRAFTSSPTYVQRKFSDTWGHLRMSLKADGSYTWEFRPVSGGMQTDSGSRSPG; encoded by the coding sequence ATGACTGGAACACCGGACGGCACCACCGCTGGAATGAGCGCGAAGTTTGGGCGCCAGAAGTACGGCCGGTGGGAGGTCCGTGCGGCCGGGTCGGGTGACGATGAGTACCACATGGTGGCGCTCCTGTGGCCGGATAGCGGGAAGTGGCCGTGTGACGGCGAAGTTAACTACGCGGAGACGATGGGTGACTGGAACGTCATCAAGTTCTTCTACCACCATGGATGTTCGGACACGGTGACGTCGGCGTCTAAGGCTCTGGACGTTGGTCAGTTCCACAACTACGCGGTTGACTGGTCTCCGAATGGGATGGTCGGCTACGTCGATGGGGTGAAGTGGTTTGAGGACAAGAACTCCGCGCACCAGCCTCCCGGACCGATGCACCAGACGCTACAACTGGACTGGGTTCCAGACAGCACTGCTAACGGCCCTGGCGAGATGCGAGTGGATTGGGTTCGCGTCTATGCGGCTGGCGATCCAACTCCCGCTGCCCTGCCGCCGCCATCCGATGAGTCGTTTGAGTTCGCCGCCACCGGGGATATAAACCCTGCGGGTAACACGTCGGCCACGTCGCACAGTGGTAAGAACGCGGCTAGTATCATCGCCGGTCTCAACGACGGTTCGCTGGACAACTTCCTTGCGCTGGGCGATTTCCAGTATGACAACGGCACCTGCACCGCGCTCGAGGCTTACGACCAGTTGTGGGGTCCGGCTAAGGCCAAGACGTACTGGACCGCTGGCCCGAATCATGATGTTGAACCCGGCGAGAATGACGACGTTGACCGGTACATGGATGGGCAGTGTGTGTCCACGGTGAAGAGCGCGACCAGCTCCGATATTGTACGGTTCCAAGACGCTCTTGATTGGTATTCGTTCGACAAGGGCAACTGGCACATTCTTGTAGCGCCTACGGCCACATGGCGTTATAACGCTGCGCGGGCGCAAGCGATGACCTCGGAGATGGATGCCGACCTGAAAGCTGCAAAGGCCGCTGGAAGGCATCTGGCGGTTATGTATCATGATCCGTATTTCACCAGCAGCACATCGAGCCACGCCCGCTTCTCCAAGGCGAAGCCCTGGATTGACGTCTTCTGGGCGAACCGCGTTCGTGTGTTGCTGTCCGGCTCACAGCACAATTATGAGCGGACCTGCCCGATAAACAACGAGGACCAGTGCGTTGCGGACGGGATGCAACAATTTCAGGTGTCCGCTGGTGGAATCGGCCTCCGGGCGTTCACCAGCAGCCCCACTTATGTGCAGCGGAAGTTTAGCGACACATGGGGTCACCTACGGATGAGCCTCAAGGCTGACGGCTCTTATACGTGGGAATTCCGTCCCGTTTCTGGCGGAATGCAGACTGACAGCGGGTCTCGAAGCCCTGGCTAA
- the bcp gene encoding thioredoxin-dependent thiol peroxidase: protein MADRLLTGDVAPGFTLKDSSGKDVNLASGHSGSTIVYFYPAAATPGCTKQACDFRDSLASFTSAGYRVLGVSPDSVDKLAAFAANEDLSFPLLSDEDHAVAEAYGAWGEKKNYGRTYEGLIRSTVVIDPDGKVALAQYNVRATGHVAKLRRDLNVDA, encoded by the coding sequence GTGGCTGACAGACTCTTGACCGGCGACGTAGCGCCCGGCTTCACCCTGAAGGATTCGTCGGGTAAAGACGTCAATCTGGCTTCCGGCCACAGCGGCAGCACCATCGTCTATTTCTACCCAGCCGCCGCCACGCCCGGCTGCACGAAACAGGCCTGCGATTTCCGCGACAGCCTGGCATCCTTCACGTCGGCCGGTTATCGGGTCCTGGGCGTCTCCCCCGATTCCGTGGACAAACTTGCTGCCTTTGCCGCCAACGAGGACCTTAGCTTTCCGTTGCTTTCGGACGAGGACCATGCCGTGGCCGAAGCCTATGGTGCCTGGGGCGAAAAGAAGAATTACGGACGGACCTATGAGGGACTGATCCGCAGCACCGTGGTGATCGATCCCGATGGAAAAGTGGCGCTTGCCCAGTACAACGTCCGGGCCACCGGCCACGTGGCCAAACTCCGGCGCGACCTCAACGTGGACGCGTAA
- a CDS encoding fasciclin domain-containing protein gives MQSFKRTSFTVAGVAAAALLSLTACGGTATTTPSSSAPAAAPSATKMAPSPSASAAAMDPAANLVGAGCAGYAEKVPTGAGSVAGMALDPVAVAASNNPILTTLTAAVSGKLNPKVDLVDTLNGGEFTVFAPVDDAFAKIDAATIETLKTDDALLSKILTYHVVPGQITPDKIAGTHATVQGGSVTVTGSKDALMVDGASVICGGVQTKNATVYLIDSVLMPK, from the coding sequence ATGCAGTCATTCAAGCGCACATCCTTCACCGTCGCAGGCGTTGCAGCTGCAGCCCTGCTGAGCCTTACCGCCTGCGGTGGAACAGCAACCACAACCCCGAGCTCCTCCGCTCCGGCCGCCGCACCGTCAGCAACGAAGATGGCCCCGTCACCGTCCGCCAGTGCTGCTGCCATGGATCCGGCCGCAAACCTCGTTGGCGCAGGCTGCGCCGGCTACGCAGAGAAGGTCCCCACCGGGGCAGGCTCGGTTGCTGGGATGGCCCTTGACCCGGTAGCGGTCGCGGCATCCAACAACCCCATCCTGACCACCCTCACGGCAGCTGTCTCCGGCAAGCTGAACCCGAAGGTTGACCTGGTTGACACCCTTAACGGCGGCGAGTTCACGGTCTTCGCCCCGGTGGATGACGCCTTCGCCAAGATCGATGCCGCCACCATCGAAACGCTCAAAACGGACGACGCCCTGCTGAGCAAGATCCTGACCTACCACGTGGTCCCCGGCCAGATCACCCCGGACAAGATCGCCGGCACACACGCCACGGTCCAGGGCGGATCGGTCACCGTGACCGGCAGCAAGGATGCCCTCATGGTTGATGGCGCCAGCGTGATCTGCGGCGGCGTCCAGACGAAGAACGCCACCGTTTACCTGATCGACTCGGTGCTGATGCCCAAGTAG